Below is a genomic region from Pseudomonas berkeleyensis.
TACAGGAAGGGGGAGTAGCTCTGTGCCGAGAGCTTGAGCAGCGAGGCGCAGAACAGCAGGAGCAGGGCGCCGTGCAGCAGCAGCGAGCGCACGTCCACCGAGGTCGCGGCCAGGCTGCCGCCGCCAGCGAGGGCCAGCGCTGGCGTGTCGACTGCGTCGATGCGGCGCTGGGCAAGATGCTGACGGGCACCGTTGACCGCGATCACCACCCAGGCCAGAACCAAGGTGGCCAGCTGCAGGCTGCTGGTCTGGGCCAGCACGGCGTCGCTGAGCTGCCAGTCGCCGAAGGCGAACAGGGCGACGTACATGCGCCCGGCAACTTCCAGGTTCTCGGCACGGAAGATCACCCAGCCGAGCATCACCAGCAGCAGGGTGAAGGCCCACTTCAGCGGGCTGAACAGCGTCGGTGCGGCCTTGACCCCGAGTGCGCGCTCGATGGCCAGCCAGGTGCCGTGCCAGGCGCCCCAGATCAGGAACGTCCAGTTCGCGCCGTGCCAGAAACCGCCCAGCAGCATGGTCAGAAACAGGTTGCGGTAGGTGTTGAAGGTGCCGTGGCGATTCCCCCCCAGTGGCACGTAGAGGTAGTCGCGCAGCCAGTTCGACAGGCTGATGTGCCAGCGTCGCCAGAATTCGGTGATCGACTGGCTGATATAGGGCTGGTTGAAGTTCTCGACGAAGCGGAAACCCATCATCAGGCCGAGGCCGATGGCCATGTCGCTGTAACCGGAGAAGTCGAAGTACAGCTGCGCGGTGTAGGCGACCATGCCCAGCCAGGCGTCGCCGGTACTGGGATTCTCCAGGGCGAAGCAATGGTCGACCAGCGGCGCCAGGCTGTCGGCGATGAACACCTTCTTGACGAAGCCCTGCATGAAACGCGTGGCGCCTTCGGAGAACTTGTCCAGGCTGTGGGTGCGGCTGGTGAACTGGTCGGCCATGTCCTTGTAGCGCAGCACGGGACCGGCGATCAGTTGCGGGAACAGGGCGATGAAGGCGGCGAAGTCGATCAGGTTGCGGGTTGGTTCGGTGTCCTTGCGGTGCACATCGATCAGATAGCTGATCGACTGGAAGATATAGAAGGAAATACCGATCGGCAGGATCACCGCGGTGAACAGGAAGGGCTCGAAGCCCATCGCCTCGAGCGCTGCATTGATGTTGGCCGCACCGAAGTTGGCGTACTTGAAGTAGCCCAGTGTGGCCAGGTTGCCGACCACCCCGGCGACCACCCATTTGCGCGCCACATCGGTGCCGGCGTTGGCGTGGATGCGCAGGGCGAACAGGTAGTTCCACAGGGTCACCGCGGCGAACAGCAGGAGGAAGTCCACCCGCCACCAGGCATAGAACAGGTAGCTGCCGACCAGTACCAGCAGGTTGCGGTGCCGGTTGGGGCACAGGTAGTACAGGCCGAGGAAGGTCGGCAGGAACAGAAACAGGAATACGTTGGATGAAAAGACCA
It encodes:
- a CDS encoding MBOAT family O-acyltransferase; translation: MVFSSNVFLFLFLPTFLGLYYLCPNRHRNLLVLVGSYLFYAWWRVDFLLLFAAVTLWNYLFALRIHANAGTDVARKWVVAGVVGNLATLGYFKYANFGAANINAALEAMGFEPFLFTAVILPIGISFYIFQSISYLIDVHRKDTEPTRNLIDFAAFIALFPQLIAGPVLRYKDMADQFTSRTHSLDKFSEGATRFMQGFVKKVFIADSLAPLVDHCFALENPSTGDAWLGMVAYTAQLYFDFSGYSDMAIGLGLMMGFRFVENFNQPYISQSITEFWRRWHISLSNWLRDYLYVPLGGNRHGTFNTYRNLFLTMLLGGFWHGANWTFLIWGAWHGTWLAIERALGVKAAPTLFSPLKWAFTLLLVMLGWVIFRAENLEVAGRMYVALFAFGDWQLSDAVLAQTSSLQLATLVLAWVVIAVNGARQHLAQRRIDAVDTPALALAGGGSLAATSVDVRSLLLHGALLLLFCASLLKLSAQSYSPFLYFQF